Genomic segment of Vulpes lagopus strain Blue_001 chromosome 7, ASM1834538v1, whole genome shotgun sequence:
CCCTCAGCTCCTAAACGAGCACGGTGCGGCCTCGCTGGAATGAAAATTACAACTAAGTGTCACGCAAGATGCTGGGCTCCAATCCAGTTCAAACGTATGAGACAATGTATATAAAGAAACAGGTCCAAGGTGGGGTCGCGGGGTGGGGTGgttctaaataaatgttacattttgTGGTTAATTGTTGCATTATGATAATGGATTTATTTGTATAGCATGTTTATATTGTATACGTAATATTTGTACTGTTTATCATCTCAGATGCTCCCCTCATTCCTGCAAggtcctttttaaaagaatttcccatttaaaagataaaactgaagtTTGGAATTCATGACTTGCCCGAGGTCCCTGGCACAAGTGTTAAAGCTCGAACTCCCTTCTATAGCCCTCTGGGTTTGTTCCTGTAGCAGTGCAGTCTGGCGCCAGCCCTGTGTCCTCAGCATCCTCACTGGATGTGTGGCATCCACTTTCAGAGACCTCTCAGAACTTCTGAGAGATGACCTGACAGAGCAGCAGATACTGAAAATGGTACTTAACAGCTGTTTGTACATATGCTTTTTGTTTTACAAGTTCGTTTTAAAGTATGAGCAGTGTTGCTGATGTCTTGATATGAACGAAGTGTCAATCTCTTTAGGTATAATGATGTATTTAAAAGTCCCTATCCTTCAGAGAAAGTCTGAAATATTAAGAGATTGATTCACATAATTATAAGGATGTGATTCACCATAAttcagatgaggaaaaggaaggaggtattaaaaaaaaaaaggaaggggggtaTTGAGTTATAGTTGAAGAGATTGGTCTTGAGTTGGTAACTGATAGATGAGGGTTCGTTTTCTATCCTATTTTTGTATGGTTGGGATTTTccataaaatcttattaaatggCATATGCAGAGTTTGCTGCCACATGGGACAAGGCTTATGATGTGTTAAGAAACTCCAAATACGAAGCATACAAAACTGATTAATATGCACTCCAGCTTTAAGGCTCACTGCAGTGTTACCCTCAGATGCCTGCCTGTTCTCCAAATTAAAGCTGAGCCCCCTGGACACCTCTTATAGACCCTACAGCTTCCTTCATGGCACATACCACAGCCATCATTTTACCTTCATTGGGTGATTTTATTAACATCCTATGCTCTGCTTCTGAAACGGAACGGCCTGAGAAGAGAAGAAGCATGCtcaaaattttaggaaaagatcCCTCTGTGCTAAGAACCTTAGGCTACCCTTTTGAGGACCTGCACAGCTATCACTGCATGTGTTCATGGGAAGGAACTTCCCATGTTATTTTATAAGGTCTTGTGCCATTTGAATTTTTTGTAATCCAGCTtccatcatttttatatttttaaagctgatAAAAAGCTGAAAGGGGAAGTGCCTTTGGGTCAGCTCTCATCCCCAGAGATGCCCTTCTCTGCTTTCAGAGTCTTAGACTTGCCCACTCCCAGTGTGGGATGGACAGAAGTGCTTGAGTCTTTCTCCTACCAGGTGAGATGTGTGCCCTGACCTCCTCTCAGGACCAGAAAAGCCAAGAGTGTAGGCCAACGCTACTCTTGTGGGCATATTACCACAGCTTGTTAGCCTGTCCCTCCCAGACAGAGGCACAATGGGGGTCCTGGGGCAATAGCATTCAGGGTAAAGGAGGCCTCTGCTGTCTACACCCCAAGAGGTTATTCCCACTTTCCAGCCCTTGGCCACTGAAGTGAAGATGATGAGCTGAAAAACCACATGCAATAAACAAGAAGGAGCAGCCAACAAAATCTCTTAAAATCTCagaaatgttcaataaacatttgcagagcgagaaaataaataacatcatggAGCCAGCAGCTCCCTTTTCCCCTCGTGTGATTCGGGTTCAGGGTGCCTGTGTCTCCAGACAAGTCATAGGTCTTGAAGGCAGGCTGGCCCCAGCTCTCCAAAGGCTGCCAGCAACTGTGCACTTCTCCCTCCCCACGCAGGTCCCCCACACCCTCCCTGGACAGCTTCTGCCCTTGGAGAGCCCTTCCGGCTTCATCACTTCATCCTGGCCCCCTTCCTAGACCAGCTGCCCAGAGTCTTGGTTCCTCTCCTCTGCTTACAGGAGCCGCTTCACCAGCCAGCCAACCAGCCAGAGCCCCCCACCAACCGTGCCATTGAAAGCCAACAGCTGGGAACTTGGGCTCATCCCCAGCTGGGTCTGGTGAGCTTGGCGGCCAACAGGAAAACCCAGGGCCTCCGGGGGCTCTGGGAGGAGGCGGCTCGATTCCAGCCCCGGCTGCCAGACGATGCCAGCCTGTCCACTCGACAGAAAAACACACGCTGGCCGCCTGCCCCggggtgtttccagaagagaaatTTAATCTAATTTACATACTTCTAGGTACATCGATAACCAAAATGTGGCCactgaaaaaagttaaaaggtCAATCAGCTCCCGGTCTCTAGCTGGCCCAggattgcaaaataaaaagatccACGTTCCTTATTCTCTACACAAAACGcgtttttaaaaaagtgaaaggtCTAGGGAGCTATACATAGAAAGCAACAGTGAaaagagggaggggggtgggggtgggggaggagagtcccatccccaccccctcctgggcCCCGGAGTCCCCCAAGGCTCTGGGGGGGCCTTGACATGGCAGGAGGCAGCTGTCAGCTCTGAGCTCTTCCAGGCTGGGAAGGCCCCTGGGAGGGGGCGGCCAACAAGGATTTCCGTGGCATCATGGGCTCAGTGGGGGGCTCCCGGGCCCCAGCAGGACCTCAGAGGGAGCGTGCCTTCCCCTGAGCAAGCACCGTGGCATGATGTGGTCGTTTGACTCAGGaactggggggctggggcagatCCCGGGTCTCACGAggtgcgtgcgtgcatgtgtgtgtgtgtgtgtttgcgtgtgtgtgtatatgtgtgtgtgcgcgtgagTGCGTGTGAGAGGATATTCACAGGGGCAGGAGGGAACCAGGACAGGGGTCTTTGGGGTCTTTGCAAATGGCCACGGATGGCAAACATAGCCCCGCCTGGCTGCTAGATTCGGGGGAGCGCTGGCCTTCCTCCCCTTCACCAGATCAGCTGCCACCGCAAGAGAcctggcctctgcccctgctggaCCAGGTGGGCACGGCTGAAGGAAGATGCGCTGTGTGTGGCCCAGAGCCCTCGGGCTGGGGGAAGGGCCGCTAGCTGGCTCCTGGCGCCCCGGCTGTAGTGTGCCCGGCCCCCAAGGGGTACCGGTTTGAGGTTTTGGCTTGCTCCTTTGGAAacggaaaagaaagaggaaggagagggtggAAGAGacggaggagaaagaggagacagaGGTGGCACGAGAGGGAATTTGGAATGCTTTTGTGTTAGGGTGCCTCTGCCGCCGCTGTCTGTGCCTGCGGGGCCCGGGGCTCCTCAGGCGGGGGGTCCGCTTTGGAGAAATTCATCTCCAGGATGTGCCGCTGTAAGTGCCGCACCCACTCCTCCTGGATAGAGAGGGGCCCCTGGAATTCCACCTCACAGAACCTgtgtggaaggaagagagagagagagagagagagaggagtggccACTGCCATGAGGAGAGGCAGATGTGTAGCCCTGCCCATGTCCCTGAGCACACCTGCTGCTACTCAGTGTGGAGAGAACATGCCTGAGATTTCAGGGAAGGGGACCCAGAAGCCAGATATTTCCTCATGGTCAGCTCCCTGTACCCATTCCAGGATCAGGGTAGGGTCCCCTAAAGACCCCCATCTCTATGTTCAGGGCAGTCAGCTGGCTCTGATGCTGGGAAAGTGCCACTGCCAAGTGACTAAAGCATGTGATCTGAGAGGGGAGAGAAAGCCCAGAGAAGCAGATCCTACCCCGCCAGGCTTTAGGACAGATGGACAGCAGCTGGGGAAAGGGGGTCAGGCACTAACTCactcccaccctgctcatgcacCCAACTCACCAACTCCCCGGGCTTGAGGTCCCAAGGGAGGCCTCACAGAACAGGGGCTCAGGACCTGAGCTCATGACTCCAGAGACCTGGGTTCTAATCTTACTTCTGACTTGACCTATGTGGCCTGAGGCAGGCCACCTTAAGTCTCAGACTCAGTTTCCTGGCCTCTGATGTATGCCCGGACTCTGGTAAAAATGGACtaagatctatttttttcttaatcaggCAAGTACTTGTTGAGTGCTTACCGTATGTCAGGCACAGTTCgagtgctttataaatattcaactttttaaatccTCACAGCTAATCTGTTACCAACCCCATTGGTATAGGTGGGAATATGGAAGCATGGGGTGGGAAGCCCTTGCTCAAGGTCACGAGGCTGATGAGTGTCAAAGCCAGCACTGGAACCCTCAGGGTCCCAGCTCACTGCCCTGAGGTGATGCTGTTGAGAAGCTCTTAGCCTGGGTCCAGCCACACTCGAAGGCAGTCCTTGAGGCTCTATCTCTTGACCCCCACGAACCCATGTCCTTTTCAGAGGCACTTGGTGACCCAGCCCTAAGTGGGTGGtctttctcccccacccacccagggggCTGCATACCTGCACTTGAGGGTGTAGATGTTGCCAACAAACTTGACCAGTGATGTCTGGGGGGGCCGGGGTACCAAGGAGGGGACCGGCCGGACCCGGGGCGGAGGCTGCCGCACCTCCTCCAGCTTCTGCTGTAGATCATTGGCCTCTTCGCCCCCCCGGACCGCAGAGGCATCTGGAGGGCGGGCTTGTCGGCGCTCAAATTCTGAGGCGTGGAAAGGTACAGAGAGGGACAGGAGATAAGCCGGAGGGCAAGATTTCTGGGGAGGTTCctgcccttttttatttttttttaggttcctgCCTTTAAAGCAAGATGGGACAGTTGGTGACTGGATGCTGCCTGGGCCTTGGGACAGGTTGGATTGTGGCCAGATGGGCAAACAGGTGAGAATGATCGGGGAAGTGACTAAGAGCAGATGCACAGTGGAGAATCCTGGTGGCAGGAGCCCCTTGCCCTTAAAACCCCCTCCACCAGCACTCACTGTTGATGTTCTGCCGCTGGTGCTCCTCGGCCTTCACAGTGCCCGGCGGGCTGGCTGCCAGAGGCCGCTCACCACTGTCTGCTGCCCGGCCAGCCTCAGGCCCTGGCTCACCCCCAGCACTACGGCCCACCACAGCCAGGCCCCCAGGTGCCAGCCCGAGGGGTGGCCGCTTGTCGCTGTCGCGGCCATGTCCGGCGCTGCGGAACTTCTTGGTGAAGGGGCGGCCGCCCTGGATGTAGCTGCGGTAGGCCCCAACCTTCTGAGGCCGGTGCTTGATCCACTCGCTCAGTGTCTCAATGGGTGAGCCGTTCACACACCACTCGGTCACGCCAAATTGCCGCAGGTGCGCCCGCGCGTGGCTGGCCAGGGCCTTGCGGTTTTCGAAGTAAAGGCCACACAGCTCACAGCAGGCCTCAGtggctgcaggcagagggggTGTTGCTGAGTCCCAGCCCAAAGGGAACAAAAGTACCCAGAAGGCCCTGCCCAGGTCAGGAGTCAGTCCCGCCTCCCACTGGGGCCTTGCCACGGGCCTCTGCTGGGGGTCAGTGTATCTGTGGCACTGCCAGGCCCTGCGGGCCCCAGCAGATgccctcccaggaccctgccaCCCACTGCTTACAGGAGTGGGAGGTCTTCTCGTGGAGGGTCTTTGCCTTGAAGGGCAGTTCGGTCTGGATGTAGGTCTTGGCCTTGACCTCTGCTGGGAGGAGGCGGTCCTCCTGCAGGGGCCGCTTGGCTGCCACTGAGCCCAGATAGCCAGTGGCTGTGGGCTTGGCACCAGTGATGGGCGCCAGGCTGAGCTCTCGAGGAACCTGGGCCGGCCCAGCTCCTGGTTTGCCTGGGCGGCCAGCCATTGGCACCAATGGCAGGGGGGCCTGCACAGGCCCAGGAGCAGCCGTGGGGGGCCCGTCCTCAGCCAAGGCAGGGGCCAGGTCTCCGGCTGGCGGCTCTTTCTTGATGAGGCACGGTTTGGACTTCTTCTTGAGGATCTCCCGCAGTGTGTCGATGGGCGAGCCGTTGACGGACCACTCGGTCACACCCATCTGCCGTAGGTGGGAACGCGCGTGGCTCGACAGGCCCTTGCGGTTCTCGAAGAATTCACCGCAGAACTCACAGCGGATGTCACGCACAGGCTCTGCCCGGGACGCTGCAGAGGGtccagggtggagggaggggaaggagaaggaggcagcTGCTGCGGCGGGAGGCTCGAAGCTCAAGGCTAACATTAAGTGCCTGGCTGTCCCGTCCATGCAGCCCCAGACCCAAATGACCCACTCCCTCATCCGCTTCCAGGGGCCCTTGTGTACATTCAGCCCTTCTGCTTGCTCTGTCACCTCAAATTCACCTCATCTGGCTTCAAGATGATTCCCTGTGACACCAAGAAGCAGTGAGGAGCAAGCGCCTCCATCCCGGGCTCAGGCACTGGCTTGGCTGTGACCCCCTATGTTACACTGGGCCAACCActtcccctctgagcctcagactCCTCCTCTACAAAATGCAGATGAAAACCTCCACCGGGTGGGAGCAGCTCCAAGCATGTGGCACACAGCTGATATGAAATGCACATGAGCACCGAAGCAGAGGCCTGGGCCATCCTCGCCTGCTCAGCACACGACTCAGCCAATTCGAGCAGAGAGAACACAGTGACAAGGACAGTAAGACTACTGACTAAAGTATACATATGGCTCCGTTTAAGCGGGCACCGTGCTAAGTGGTTTACACTACTTTGGAACTACACGGAGCTGGGACCATGCTTATCTTCCACCTCCAAGAAGAGgaaacctgcccaaggtcacatactGCTGGAGTGGAAGAGCTGAGCACTTAATTTGAACTTGTCTCCAAATGTCAAGCACGTAGCAACCAGGAATGTCAGAAAGAGGGTGCAGCCGCCCACTCCCAGTGCCTATACTCCAGCCCATGGGAGAATCACTAACTGACCCGTGTAATCCTTCTCCCTAGGAATCTGGTTGGTAGACACTACCAATCGACTGAAGATGGCCCAAGACGTAAAATCTTCTGGGCATCACTGAGTGGCACAATTCTGCCTCCCCAACATGGATGGAGACTCAAGGAGTAGCTCAGTTAGAGGCCTACATAGCAGGATTGCACAGCTAACCCCTTGTCCTCTGGTTCTGGGTAGCCTCTGTTCTATTTCTACCCTGGGTGCTCCGGGTACCCATCAAATGAGGGGGGGGGACCCCTCTATGTGTTCTCACTGCCCTGCCCCTGGGGTCACACTTACACAGGTTCAGGGGGGCCATGTCTTCCCgtggcgccacccagggaccctcagATGGGTGTGGCTCCCCATGAAGGGCCCCTGGTAGCATCTCCCGTTTGATCTCCACCCGCATTTGTTCAGGCTTCAGCTTCTTGGGCAGGGAAGGTGCGGCCAGGCCTGGGAACATCTTCCGGGccgtgggaggaggagaggcagttGGTGAGTGGCCCAGGGGGCTGCCTGGTGGCGGTGGCAACTTCTTGGCCAGGGGTGAGAGGTGAAGGTCTGCGGGGCTGCGGGCTTCCAGCGAGCTGCCAGGACCTCCGCTGCCCACCACCTTGGCCAGGGCTTTCGGGCTGGGCCCTGGTGGGTTAGGGGGGCCACCAGGCCGGGACTGGGTCCGTCTCTTGAGGATCTCCCGTAGTGTGTCAATGGGTGAGCCGTTGACATACCACTCAGTCACGCCCATCTGCCGCAGGTGCGAGCGCGCGTGACTTGATAGGCCCTTGCGGTTCTCGAAGAACTCACCGCAGAACTCGCAGCGGATGTCTCGAGCTGGTTCTGGGCCCGAGGCTGCAGCAGGAGAAAGGAGTAATTAGCATCATGGGGAATCATTAGCATCGTTGTCTGTGGGTCTCCTGGTCAGCTGGGCTGGGCAGCAGCATGCCCACAGGTTGGGATGGTGGTGGAGGGCAGGTGCAAGTGAGGGAACTGAAGGGCAGGGGGCAACTCAGCAGGAGCGAGGGGAGGCTCCAGAGAGCGCATGGGCCCTCAGTCCTGGCAGAGGATGGAACCAAGACTCCACAGCTCTGCGGGTCCTGGGTCCCAACAAGGACAGGGGCAAGAGGGCAGGAAGTAGCAGCCTAAGTGCCAAATGCCATCCAGACCAGGGGCAACCATGGACACTTTTCACACCAAAAGGCAGCACCCCACCCTTGGCCTTCATTCTCAGGGAAGGTCACAGTCATGGAGGTCAAAGGCCAAGAGAGAGGGCCTAGCAGCCAACTGCCAACAAGATCTCTGGGCAGAACCAGCCCACTGCCAAGGGCCCCTGTCTACTCCCTGCCCTGGCAGGAAAGGAGTAGGGAGGGGGCTACGACCCCCCCGGGAGGGGCGCCAGGGCCCGCAGGGAGGAGGGAGCGGCTGAAGCGAGAACCTACAGAGGTTGAGAGGAGACGGCTCCACATCAGAGGCCCAGAAAATgccggcggctgcggcggccgAGAGGTCCTGCTTCCCCCAGGGGCTGGCCGTACCCGCGGCCTTCAGCTTGGCCTTCTTGGCCggcggtgggggggggagcaAGGAGAGGGCCGCAGAGGTGGGAGGAGGCCGCCCCAGCTGGGCCAGGGTGCCGCGCCCGGGTGGGAGGCGGATCTGGACGCCGTCCCTCCTGATGAGCCCGTGGAGCACGTCTATGGGGGATCCCTTGGCGTCCGGGTCGCTGACGCCCAGGTGGCGCAGGTGGGCGCGGGCGTGGCTGGACAGGCCCTTGCGGGTCTCAAACCAGGCACCGCACAGCTGGCAGTCCAGCTCTCTGCCCCCGTCACTATCTAAAGCTGCGGAGACAAAACACAGGGGGGGGTTCACGGCCGCCACCTTGGCCGGCCCTGGGGGACTGAGGCAAGAAGACCTGATATGATTTAAGGCTTCCCAGGCCATTCAGGGTTCAAGATTTGTGCCGCAGATTTATTTTAAGAGGTTTTGGGAAACAGAAAGTCCTGTTCCCTGCCTAGCCCTCTGGCATCAAGGTGAGTGTGGAGAGCTTAAGGATGTGGGGTGGAGAGGTGGTGGCCAAATTCCAGTGGCACAATCTGATGCTCCCAGGGCCTCTTCCCTGGGACCCCAGCGGTGGGAGCTGTGTGGGTGCAAAGCAGGGGCCCCACCCAGCTGCCAAGCATCATATAGCCAAGGGCAGACCTGCCCAGGGCCTTGCTCCCAAAAACAGAGCAGACAATGGAAGCGGCTTCATGGGAACATGAGGTGCCAACTGGGATGCCCCATTGGGCAGGGGGCCAGACCTCGGGCTCATCCCAGACTAACATAAATGTGAGGGAAGGCCTGACTTCCGAAGGGATGCCATGCTAAACCTCCTCACTGTACCCGGGAGGGTGAGGGTGGTTCTTTCTAAACCCTTCTTTGCCATGCCCACAGGCAGCCCAGGAGGTCTGGCTCCACCCATGGGCACAGAAGTGCCTCTGCACAGACAGCCAGGAAGATGTGAAGACAGGGCCAACTACAAAACTTCCTGTCAGGTGGACCACCTCCCTGCCTGTAGGACCCAAGATGCCCTTCTGGGGAAGACAGGCCCACAGGACTTCTGGTTACCTTCATTCACTACCCCAACCCTCAGGCTCAGAGAAGGCCAAATGCCCCTAAGTGGTGAGGATGACCCTGGCAGGCTTAGCAGCCACAGCCAAGCCTCCAGAGGGAAGAATAGCAAAGTAGAGTCGGAGGCAGATGATAATATGCTGCAAGGCCAGCCCAACAGGAGACACAGTGCTCTGACCAATATTCTGACCCAGTGGACCCAGAACCTAGGAGCTGTAgcccccaccatccccaccctGGGCTCTGCAGCCCTCCCGGTGCCAGGACCTCCCTCAGCTCCCGGGACCCGCACTCACTGAGGTTCAGGGGCCCTTCATCCTCAGACTGAGGCCACTGTGCCTTTGGGGAGGCTGGCCGGGGGCTCAGGGACAGCTGGGGGCTCTTGTCCTCAGgattcttgggggtgggggagcccgcCAGGGCGAGTGGTGCCTTCTTGAGGAGTGGGGAGCTGGGTGGGTGGGCCAAGCCCTTGGTAGAGAAGCCAGGAGGTGACTTGATAGCCTTGTTGACAGCAGGGGCATCCAAGGGCTTGGCCAGGGCAAGCAAGCCAGGCCGGGGGGCACCGGCGACCACCTCCTTCGGTGAGTTGGACTTCTTAGACAGGCCTGGGGGCAGCCCAAGGGGTGTGTCAGGCAGGCCCTTCTGCTTCACAAGCTCGTAGAGGAGGTCAATGGGGGCACCGCTGCTCTCCGATTCGGCCACCCCCAGCTGACGCAGGTGGGAGCGTGCGTGGCTGGACAGGCCCTTGCGTGTCTCAAAGCAGGCACCGCAGACCTCGCAGGTGGTCAGACTCTGGGCTGGAGGGCGAGATGGAGGCCAAGAGAGCTGGCTGTGAGGTCCCTTAAGCCCtgccctcccactgcccctccccccaggatCCCACTTACCCAGGCTCCCTACAAGCCTCCCTGATCCTTAAAATGACCCAAATTAGGCAGGGATCAGCCTGTCCAgtttgcaaataaggaaactgagtctcagagagggaAGAGTTGTGCCAACGGCACACAGCAGGAGGCAGAGCCCTTCTGTGGCCCGGGCAGCAGAATGCCTTTCGGATATCCAACATACCAGGGTGTCCTGGCAACAGGTGTTCACACAAACACTGACCTGCCAGTCACAGTGCTTCCCAGAGCTGTCCTAGCCAGCCTCTGCAGCTCAACTCATGCCCCAAACACTGGGTTGGAGGCCCCAGCCAACAGTCCCTCTGGTGCCCTACACCCTGTCTTGTGCAGAGCCCTTATCACTGcctgtctcctcctctgcctccctgctctaAAACTTCAATAAGTCCAGCATAGTGCCTATCAACTACTTAATAATGATCTGAATATCAACATACAGACAAGACAATATCATACAAAAGATCACATAGCTAATGAGGGCCAAAATCAGCAAATAAATTGGGTCTGAGTGTGAGCTCCTAAAAACTGTGCTGTTTCCCTggatgcccctcccccacccggtGAGGGTATATCTCAAGGCCATGCATGCCCAGGGCAGCAAAAGCTGAACAGAAGACAGCCAGATGTCTCCTTGGGGCTTTGGGGTGAAGAGAAAGCTGTGGACCCCACACTAACCCCCAGGCCCAAGAGTTCCCTGTGAGTGTGACCAGCTGGGCCTGCACCCCCACCGTGCCACCTGGGTCACTCACCCTTGAGATCTGGCAGCTCCTGCTTGCTGCCATGAGGAACCTCTGCAGCCACTTTGCTGCTCAGCCGATTGGCCACCTGTTCCAAGGGcccagggacaggcaggctcTTCTTGGGGAGCGGGGGGGAGCCCAAGTCCATGGCCACCATTGTGTTTTCCTCAGAACCCAGGCCTGTGAGGTTAGGAAGACAGGCTCAGCCCAGGCTGGGTGGGAGCTGTCTACTCCCATAAGGACTGAGAGTaggggcatggagccttcttcctCATCCTTGGCATCTGCTCTCACTCTGGGAGGCAACTCACCATATGAGAACAGAGGCTCCATCCAAACCCCCAGCACCAGTGAGATGCAGGGATGTCACGGCTGCCCACTGACAGCCGGGCTGAGGAGCAGTTTCCACCCACCAGAACACACACTGGTTGGGGCAGGGACTCCGATCCTAGACCTGACAAAGTATCTCTCTAGGCAGAACTTGTGCAGGGGAGCATGTCAGTCTTGGGAGCAGGTAGGTGGCAATCAGAAGGGAGATCCAGTAA
This window contains:
- the WIZ gene encoding protein Wiz isoform X6, producing the protein MDGPLAGGLAAPDRPRGPERLPGPAPREDIEGGAEAAEGEGGIFRSTHYLPVTKEGPRDILDGRGGISVANFDPGTFSLMRCDFCGAGFDTRAGLSSHARAHLRDFGITNWELTVSPINILQELLATSAAERPPSPLGCEPGGSPSGFLTSRRPRLPLAVPFPPTWAEDPGPAYGDGLGSEENTMVAMDLGSPPLPKKSLPVPGPLEQVANRLSSKVAAEVPHGSKQELPDLKAQSLTTCEVCGACFETRKGLSSHARSHLRQLGVAESESSGAPIDLLYELVKQKGLPDTPLGLPPGLSKKSNSPKEVVAGAPRPGLLALAKPLDAPAVNKAIKSPPGFSTKGLAHPPSSPLLKKAPLALAGSPTPKNPEDKSPQLSLSPRPASPKAQWPQSEDEGPLNLTLDSDGGRELDCQLCGAWFETRKGLSSHARAHLRHLGVSDPDAKGSPIDVLHGLIRRDGVQIRLPPGRGTLAQLGRPPPTSAALSLLPPPPPAKKAKLKAAGTASPWGKQDLSAAAAAGIFWASDVEPSPLNLSSGPEPARDIRCEFCGEFFENRKGLSSHARSHLRQMGVTEWYVNGSPIDTLREILKRRTQSRPGGPPNPPGPSPKALAKVVGSGGPGSSLEARSPADLHLSPLAKKLPPPPGSPLGHSPTASPPPTARKMFPGLAAPSLPKKLKPEQMRVEIKREMLPGALHGEPHPSEGPWVAPREDMAPLNLSSRAEPVRDIRCEFCGEFFENRKGLSSHARSHLRQMGVTEWSVNGSPIDTLREILKKKSKPCLIKKEPPAGDLAPALAEDGPPTAAPGPVQAPLPLVPMAGRPGKPGAGPAQVPRELSLAPITGAKPTATGYLGSVAAKRPLQEDRLLPAEVKAKTYIQTELPFKAKTLHEKTSHSSTEACCELCGLYFENRKALASHARAHLRQFGVTEWCVNGSPIETLSEWIKHRPQKVGAYRSYIQGGRPFTKKFRSAGHGRDSDKRPPLGLAPGGLAVVGRSAGGEPGPEAGRAADSGERPLAASPPGTVKAEEHQRQNINKFERRQARPPDASAVRGGEEANDLQQKLEEVRQPPPRVRPVPSLVPRPPQTSLVKFVGNIYTLKCRFCEVEFQGPLSIQEEWVRHLQRHILEMNFSKADPPPEEPRAPQAQTAAAEAP
- the WIZ gene encoding protein Wiz isoform X5; its protein translation is MEQDPRAGPSSARGRSRKLDAGKANACGPRIPILALGALGVGGGGESVPSRPGQGWECGWRPRPARRACVPEPGCGRLPEAPAPPPHPRPAGPGQAFRSLARGARRSAGRPGRAPRGGAERSGLGGGARRSAAPAWGGRPACAGAKMAASTAQCRVTKAESKAAAGPRAGGARERAPAGAPPPSPPSPGPAALPAPPPPPPPPPPPPPPRDGPKAEPEPGPGPAPAPGLGSEENTMVAMDLGSPPLPKKSLPVPGPLEQVANRLSSKVAAEVPHGSKQELPDLKAQSLTTCEVCGACFETRKGLSSHARSHLRQLGVAESESSGAPIDLLYELVKQKGLPDTPLGLPPGLSKKSNSPKEVVAGAPRPGLLALAKPLDAPAVNKAIKSPPGFSTKGLAHPPSSPLLKKAPLALAGSPTPKNPEDKSPQLSLSPRPASPKAQWPQSEDEGPLNLTLDSDGGRELDCQLCGAWFETRKGLSSHARAHLRHLGVSDPDAKGSPIDVLHGLIRRDGVQIRLPPGRGTLAQLGRPPPTSAALSLLPPPPPAKKAKLKAAGTASPWGKQDLSAAAAAGIFWASDVEPSPLNLSSGPEPARDIRCEFCGEFFENRKGLSSHARSHLRQMGVTEWYVNGSPIDTLREILKRRTQSRPGGPPNPPGPSPKALAKVVGSGGPGSSLEARSPADLHLSPLAKKLPPPPGSPLGHSPTASPPPTARKMFPGLAAPSLPKKLKPEQMRVEIKREMLPGALHGEPHPSEGPWVAPREDMAPLNLSSRAEPVRDIRCEFCGEFFENRKGLSSHARSHLRQMGVTEWSVNGSPIDTLREILKKKSKPCLIKKEPPAGDLAPALAEDGPPTAAPGPVQAPLPLVPMAGRPGKPGAGPAQVPRELSLAPITGAKPTATGYLGSVAAKRPLQEDRLLPAEVKAKTYIQTELPFKAKTLHEKTSHSSTEACCELCGLYFENRKALASHARAHLRQFGVTEWCVNGSPIETLSEWIKHRPQKVGAYRSYIQGGRPFTKKFRSAGHGRDSDKRPPLGLAPGGLAVVGRSAGGEPGPEAGRAADSGERPLAASPPGTVKAEEHQRQNINKFERRQARPPDASAVRGGEEANDLQQKLEEVRQPPPRVRPVPSLVPRPPQTSLVKFVGNIYTLKCRFCEVEFQGPLSIQEEWVRHLQRHILEMNFSKADPPPEEPRAPQAQTAAAEAP